In Dyadobacter sp. CECT 9275, the following proteins share a genomic window:
- the infB gene encoding translation initiation factor IF-2: protein MAEDKMMRLSQVARILNVGITTIVDHLSAKGYKVESNPNTKINSDQIEFLASDFKSDFLKSSLTSRPASTEAPVETKDDKVKSDVDDILYFRNAPAKPAEEKPVQQETPEPVVSPTENKLPGIKVVGKIDLDARRPAPSPTPPAQAPEPVKAEEPQAAAVPEVKAPQEPLPVKEEKTIEKIEVVAPEPEKAPVAEPKEITPEPVKETIAEPVKPEVVAQEAPVVAPVTEEKPEAKPIVKEEPAAEAPVPIEKPAAPVAEPAAEVSENPESQLIEARGEQLRGLRVVGKIELPSDKFKKKDPVASSDSAADKKRRRKRKRIRDGAAAPGDVKPATPGTGTAAAPGTAQAPRGRENPAAGTPANRTPGKPATPGTGTPNTGSSAQRPAGAGTGNSRDKNKRGGKREEVSDKEVSDNIRATMARMGGGNTKTSARGKAALRRRDRADQNDLNAGDDEETKVLRVTEFVSANDLASLMDVTVQEVISVCMSMGMFVSINQRLDAEAITFIADEFGFEVAFISAEEEVQSDVVEEQDDEESLQERAPIVTIMGHVDHGKTSLLDYIRQENVASGEAGGITQHIGAYSVKTKTGKQVTFLDTPGHEAFTAMRARGAKVTDVVIIVIAADDSVMPQTREAINHAQVAGVPIVFAFSKVDKAGANTEKIREELANMNLLVEEWGGKYQTQEISSKSGLGIDDLLEKVLLEAELLELKANPNRRALGTVVEASLDKGRGYVTTILVEAGTLRVGDVVLAGAHFGKVKAMTDHLGRKLKTAGPSTPVQLLGLNGAPQAGDRFNVFENERDARDIATKREQIQREQTIRTRKHITLEEIGRRKAIGTFRELNLIVKGDVDGSVEALSDSLLQLSTSEVQVNIIHKAVGQISESDVNLAIASDAIVIGFQVRPSSNAKKMAEQDQIEIRHYSVIYSAIDEIKDAMTGMLAPTIEEIITGNIEVREVFKISRIGTIAGCYVTDGYVNRKNKIRIVRDGIVLMTGEIDSLKRFKDDVQEVRNGYECGLSIKNFNDIEIGDIIESFELREVKRTL from the coding sequence ATGGCAGAAGATAAAATGATGCGCCTTAGCCAAGTGGCACGGATTCTGAACGTAGGAATTACTACGATCGTAGATCATCTGTCTGCCAAAGGGTATAAGGTGGAAAGTAATCCCAATACCAAAATAAATTCTGATCAGATTGAATTTCTGGCTTCGGACTTCAAGTCTGATTTCCTGAAATCCTCTCTGACTTCCCGGCCGGCTTCCACCGAAGCTCCGGTCGAAACCAAGGATGATAAGGTTAAAAGTGATGTAGACGATATCCTTTACTTCCGAAATGCTCCGGCCAAGCCTGCCGAGGAAAAACCGGTACAACAGGAAACACCAGAGCCTGTTGTGTCTCCCACAGAAAACAAGCTTCCGGGAATTAAAGTAGTAGGAAAAATAGATCTTGATGCCAGAAGACCGGCACCTTCTCCTACCCCTCCGGCTCAGGCTCCAGAGCCTGTAAAAGCTGAAGAGCCGCAGGCGGCGGCTGTTCCTGAGGTAAAAGCGCCCCAGGAACCGTTACCTGTTAAAGAAGAAAAGACGATCGAGAAAATAGAGGTGGTGGCTCCGGAACCTGAAAAAGCGCCTGTTGCCGAACCAAAAGAAATCACACCAGAACCGGTTAAAGAAACCATTGCTGAGCCTGTAAAACCCGAAGTGGTTGCCCAGGAAGCACCGGTTGTTGCCCCGGTGACCGAGGAAAAACCGGAAGCAAAACCAATAGTGAAGGAAGAACCAGCAGCCGAGGCTCCTGTGCCAATTGAAAAACCAGCAGCTCCCGTTGCAGAACCTGCAGCGGAGGTAAGTGAAAATCCTGAATCCCAATTAATAGAAGCCCGTGGGGAACAATTGCGGGGATTACGGGTAGTCGGAAAAATTGAATTGCCATCTGACAAATTCAAAAAGAAAGATCCGGTTGCTTCCAGTGATTCTGCAGCAGATAAAAAACGCAGAAGGAAAAGAAAACGCATCCGTGACGGTGCGGCAGCACCGGGCGATGTGAAACCTGCTACACCAGGTACCGGAACCGCAGCAGCACCAGGTACTGCGCAGGCGCCACGTGGCAGAGAAAACCCCGCAGCGGGAACACCTGCCAACAGAACTCCGGGCAAGCCTGCCACACCCGGTACTGGTACGCCTAATACGGGCTCCTCGGCCCAGAGACCTGCCGGTGCGGGTACCGGAAACAGCCGCGACAAGAACAAACGCGGTGGGAAACGTGAAGAGGTATCGGATAAAGAAGTATCTGACAATATCCGCGCCACCATGGCACGGATGGGTGGAGGAAATACCAAAACTTCTGCACGCGGAAAAGCTGCATTACGCCGCCGGGACCGTGCAGATCAGAACGACCTGAACGCAGGTGACGACGAAGAAACTAAGGTATTGCGCGTAACCGAATTCGTTTCTGCGAATGATCTTGCATCCTTAATGGATGTTACGGTACAGGAAGTTATTTCGGTTTGTATGAGTATGGGTATGTTTGTATCCATCAACCAACGCCTCGATGCAGAAGCCATTACTTTCATAGCTGACGAATTTGGTTTTGAAGTGGCCTTCATCTCGGCAGAAGAAGAAGTACAGAGTGATGTTGTCGAAGAACAGGATGATGAAGAAAGCCTGCAGGAACGTGCGCCGATCGTCACGATCATGGGACACGTTGACCACGGTAAAACGTCACTTCTTGACTATATCCGACAGGAAAATGTTGCCAGTGGGGAAGCAGGTGGTATCACCCAGCACATTGGAGCGTATAGTGTAAAAACCAAAACCGGCAAGCAGGTTACCTTCCTGGATACACCAGGTCACGAGGCATTTACCGCGATGCGTGCCCGGGGAGCAAAAGTTACCGATGTAGTCATTATCGTGATTGCAGCAGACGACAGCGTCATGCCACAGACACGGGAAGCGATCAACCATGCACAGGTAGCAGGTGTACCGATTGTATTTGCATTTAGCAAGGTAGACAAAGCCGGTGCCAACACTGAGAAAATCCGTGAAGAACTTGCCAATATGAATTTACTGGTTGAAGAATGGGGTGGTAAGTATCAGACCCAGGAAATTTCGTCCAAATCCGGTCTGGGTATCGACGATCTTCTTGAAAAGGTACTGCTGGAAGCCGAATTGCTGGAACTGAAAGCCAATCCGAACCGCCGGGCCTTGGGTACCGTGGTGGAGGCTTCACTGGACAAAGGCCGTGGGTATGTCACCACAATATTGGTGGAAGCAGGTACCCTGCGTGTAGGAGATGTAGTTTTGGCTGGTGCCCACTTCGGTAAGGTAAAAGCCATGACGGACCACTTGGGAAGGAAACTGAAAACAGCAGGACCTTCTACCCCGGTTCAGCTGCTTGGATTGAATGGCGCGCCACAAGCCGGTGACCGTTTCAATGTTTTCGAAAATGAAAGGGATGCACGGGATATCGCTACCAAAAGAGAGCAGATACAGCGTGAACAAACCATCAGAACACGTAAACACATTACTCTTGAGGAAATAGGACGCCGGAAGGCAATCGGTACTTTCCGCGAATTGAACCTGATTGTGAAGGGTGACGTGGATGGTTCAGTGGAAGCGCTTTCGGATTCGTTACTGCAGCTTTCCACCTCGGAGGTACAGGTAAATATCATTCACAAAGCTGTTGGGCAGATATCCGAGTCGGATGTGAACCTTGCCATTGCGTCTGATGCCATTGTGATCGGGTTCCAGGTTCGTCCTTCTTCCAATGCGAAGAAAATGGCTGAGCAGGATCAGATCGAAATCCGTCACTATTCCGTGATATACAGCGCCATTGACGAGATCAAAGATGCGATGACCGGTATGCTTGCGCCAACGATTGAAGAAATCATTACCGGTAATATTGAAGTACGCGAAGTATTCAAGATCAGCCGAATCGGAACCATTGCTGGTTGTTATGTTACGGATGGTTATGTAAACCGCAAAAACAAGATCAGGATCGTAAGAGACGGTATCGTGTTAATGACTGGAGAGATAGACTCTCTGAAACGTTTCAAAGATGATGTTCAGGAGGTCAGAAACGGATACGAATGTGGTTTAAGTATCAAGAATTTCAATGATATAGAAATCGGTGATATCATCGAAAGTTTCGAATTACGTGAAGTGAAACGGACTTTGTAA
- the nusA gene encoding transcription termination factor NusA, producing MDSGTLIESFAEFASSKNIDRPTMISVLEEVFRTMIRKKYGTDDNFDVIINPESGDLEMWRTREIVDDNSEDIWEYNKIPLAEARKIQNDFEVGEEVAEEVKLVEFGRRLVQTARQTLIQKIKDMEKEIMYEKYKDQVGEMITGEVYQTLRHEVIIVDSENNELSLPRTEQISKDRFRKGESVKAVIHKVEMNNGSPKITLSRTSPVFLERLFEVEIPEIYDGIISVRRVVREPGERAKVAVESYDDRIDPVGACVGMKGSRIHSIVRELGNENIDVINYTDNLELLISRALSPAKVSSMQIDREGKRVSVFLKPDQVSLAIGKGGQNIKLAGKLVGMEIDVFRDIEEQNDEDVDLSEFSDEIDEWMISELHKIGLDTAKSVLALSKEELVRRTDLEDNTIEEILDILRKEFE from the coding sequence ATGGATAGCGGAACATTAATAGAATCATTTGCGGAGTTTGCGAGCTCCAAAAACATAGATCGTCCAACGATGATAAGTGTTTTGGAAGAAGTATTTCGAACAATGATTCGTAAAAAGTACGGCACCGACGATAATTTCGACGTAATCATCAACCCTGAAAGCGGAGACCTTGAAATGTGGCGTACCAGGGAAATTGTGGACGACAACTCCGAAGATATTTGGGAATACAATAAAATCCCGCTGGCCGAAGCACGCAAGATACAGAATGACTTTGAAGTAGGAGAAGAGGTTGCTGAAGAGGTAAAACTGGTAGAATTTGGCCGCCGCCTGGTTCAGACAGCCCGCCAGACCCTCATCCAGAAGATCAAGGATATGGAGAAGGAGATCATGTATGAAAAATACAAAGATCAGGTGGGTGAGATGATCACAGGCGAGGTATATCAGACATTGCGGCATGAAGTGATTATTGTTGACTCGGAAAACAACGAACTCTCACTACCCAGAACCGAACAGATCTCTAAGGATCGCTTCCGCAAGGGCGAGTCGGTAAAGGCGGTGATCCATAAAGTTGAAATGAACAATGGTTCTCCCAAAATCACTTTGTCACGGACTTCCCCGGTATTTCTGGAAAGACTGTTTGAGGTGGAGATCCCCGAAATTTACGATGGCATCATCTCGGTACGCCGCGTGGTACGTGAACCGGGTGAACGTGCTAAAGTAGCTGTTGAGTCTTACGATGACCGCATTGATCCCGTGGGAGCCTGCGTCGGAATGAAAGGTTCCCGTATTCATTCGATTGTACGCGAGCTGGGTAATGAAAATATTGATGTGATCAACTACACCGATAACCTTGAATTGCTGATAAGCCGTGCGCTTAGCCCTGCGAAGGTTAGCTCCATGCAGATTGACCGCGAAGGAAAAAGAGTTTCCGTATTCCTGAAACCAGACCAGGTATCACTGGCGATCGGTAAAGGAGGACAGAACATCAAGCTCGCGGGTAAACTTGTCGGAATGGAGATTGATGTCTTCCGTGATATCGAAGAGCAGAACGACGAAGACGTTGACCTGTCTGAATTCTCTGATGAAATTGATGAATGGATGATCAGTGAGCTGCACAAGATCGGTTTGGATACCGCTAAAAGTGTGCTTGCCCTTAGTAAAGAAGAACTGGTACGCAGGACTGACCTCGAAGACAATACCATCGAGGAAATTCTTGACATACTCAGAAAAGAATTTGAATAA
- a CDS encoding ribosome maturation factor RimP: MTVKEQLEDLLNPILEASNCFLIDIVLKPSKASQKVLILVDSDEGITIQECTSISRRLAKQLEEMEFFADAYTLEVSSPGLDHPLLLPRQFQKNIGRTLKVTLKTGEIVTGKLLEFSGNAIKIQLPEPKKKAKTVIDEASLLRELDLGDVSKAMVEISFK; encoded by the coding sequence ATGACAGTAAAAGAACAGTTGGAAGATTTGCTCAATCCGATTTTGGAAGCAAGCAATTGTTTCCTGATCGACATTGTCCTGAAACCTTCCAAAGCAAGTCAGAAAGTATTAATTTTGGTGGATAGTGACGAAGGTATCACTATTCAGGAGTGCACTTCAATAAGCAGGAGGTTGGCCAAGCAGCTGGAAGAAATGGAATTTTTCGCTGACGCCTATACATTGGAAGTGTCCTCTCCCGGACTGGATCATCCTTTGCTATTACCTCGCCAGTTTCAGAAAAACATAGGAAGAACCTTGAAAGTAACCCTTAAGACCGGGGAGATCGTGACGGGCAAACTCCTGGAATTCAGCGGAAATGCAATCAAAATCCAGTTACCAGAACCCAAAAAGAAAGCCAAAACGGTGATCGATGAAGCGTCGCTTTTAAGAGAGCTAGACCTGGGCGATGTCTCCAAGGCAATGGTTGAAATATCTTTTAAATAA
- a CDS encoding endonuclease/exonuclease/phosphatase family protein, with protein sequence MNTLKLLLRFSYVAYAVFTLILILITFFGFNASWIAGFLGLSLPVILLSHVPVFLLYLFFDIKRIGWCLLVLAGSAILLPRTYVSGSEDGATVPAASQVVRLLNYNVRNMNTGSENDASKDEIRNWLVNAPVDIMVLPEYFSNISYKRFQINTLLQRKGFKYYHSLRHENNLKTGRFHGLILFSKFPVITAKDTVFEDLNGIILADIKVREDTVTIIGVHLYSMMLRLDELLNQRKRSEITREGKESYYRIRDGFVNRKRETDLMLAWIRASRHPVIVCGDFNETPYSYSYSQTRRLLSNAFEDKGKGFGFTFNGTPSFIRIDNQFYDDERLELVSFQTLTDVKHSDHYPLIGVYVIKKPDRK encoded by the coding sequence ATGAACACACTAAAATTACTGCTACGGTTTTCTTATGTTGCTTACGCCGTTTTTACCCTGATTCTCATCCTGATTACTTTTTTCGGCTTCAACGCATCCTGGATAGCCGGGTTTTTAGGGTTATCACTGCCCGTGATCCTGTTAAGTCACGTACCTGTGTTTTTGCTCTACCTGTTTTTTGATATCAAAAGAATCGGATGGTGTTTGCTGGTGCTGGCCGGTAGTGCCATTTTGCTGCCGCGTACGTACGTTTCTGGCAGCGAGGATGGGGCAACGGTACCTGCTGCAAGCCAGGTAGTCAGGCTGTTGAATTACAATGTACGTAACATGAACACAGGATCTGAGAATGATGCTTCCAAGGATGAAATACGGAACTGGCTGGTGAATGCACCTGTTGACATCATGGTTTTGCCTGAATATTTCAGTAACATTTCTTATAAGAGGTTTCAGATTAATACGCTTTTACAGAGAAAGGGTTTTAAGTACTACCATTCCCTGCGGCATGAGAATAACCTGAAAACCGGCCGTTTTCATGGACTTATCCTTTTTTCGAAGTTTCCGGTCATTACTGCCAAAGATACCGTATTTGAAGATCTCAACGGCATTATTTTAGCTGATATCAAGGTAAGGGAGGATACCGTCACGATAATCGGAGTCCATCTTTATTCCATGATGCTGCGCCTGGACGAACTGTTAAATCAAAGAAAAAGGTCTGAGATCACCAGGGAAGGGAAGGAAAGTTATTACAGGATCAGAGATGGTTTTGTGAACCGGAAACGGGAAACGGATCTGATGCTGGCCTGGATCAGGGCGTCAAGGCATCCTGTTATCGTTTGCGGGGATTTTAATGAAACGCCGTATAGTTACAGTTATAGCCAGACCCGCAGATTACTGTCTAACGCTTTCGAAGACAAAGGCAAAGGTTTTGGATTTACTTTTAACGGTACCCCTAGTTTTATAAGAATTGATAATCAGTTTTATGATGATGAGCGGCTGGAACTGGTCAGTTTTCAGACGCTAACTGATGTGAAGCATTCTGATCATTATCCGCTGATCGGTGTGTATGTTATCAAAAAGCCGGACCGGAAATAA
- a CDS encoding DUF4907 domain-containing protein → MLKSIRYKIQVAALVVLWGGYLVSCKKGKESSAQHITLPHLKVEAVQYTATAWGYRIYEDTTLIIEQKYLPGIPGTKGFETEALALRTGKLVEKKLKSGVFPPTVTKKELDSLGVKY, encoded by the coding sequence GTGCTTAAAAGCATCAGATATAAAATCCAGGTAGCTGCCTTAGTTGTTTTATGGGGTGGCTACCTGGTTTCCTGTAAAAAGGGCAAGGAATCATCCGCTCAGCATATTACCCTACCCCACCTGAAAGTAGAGGCAGTGCAGTATACTGCAACTGCCTGGGGGTATCGGATCTACGAGGATACCACGCTCATTATCGAACAGAAGTATTTGCCCGGGATCCCAGGAACAAAAGGATTTGAAACCGAAGCATTGGCGCTGCGGACAGGTAAACTGGTTGAAAAAAAGCTAAAGTCAGGCGTTTTTCCTCCTACTGTAACAAAAAAGGAACTAGACAGCCTGGGCGTTAAATACTGA
- a CDS encoding Kelch repeat-containing protein yields the protein MFNTLKKTSLALLVASTALFQVSCKNSDAEADKLGNWFRDGIPSYGGSARTRAVSFVIGNKGYIGTGLTNETIKYVKDIWAYDAAGKIWSQTAEFPGTGRHDAVAFVIGGKAYVGTGFDGNTLVDNGYKKDFFVYDPVANSWDTVADFKGGTRQYASAFVVGDKGYVGLGYNGSGYYQDFYEYNPTNDTWTEIATFTGGKRRGAISFTVGGKGYVGFGLNNSGANTKDLYQFDPTGNAGKGSWIKMEHEDDDEFPARAHGLALVINEKAYIVGGQNASDVWEYVPGTNVWTEVAPFLQARGFAGGFAIGNYGYIGTGSPSGSSGYDDFWAFDPTAAQDDDDN from the coding sequence ATGTTCAATACTTTAAAAAAGACATCATTAGCCCTTCTAGTTGCTTCAACAGCTTTATTTCAGGTAAGCTGCAAAAACAGTGATGCAGAAGCTGATAAATTAGGAAACTGGTTCAGGGATGGTATCCCAAGTTATGGCGGTTCAGCAAGAACCAGGGCCGTAAGTTTTGTAATCGGTAATAAAGGATACATCGGCACAGGCCTCACCAACGAAACGATTAAATACGTAAAAGATATCTGGGCATACGACGCCGCCGGGAAAATCTGGTCGCAGACTGCGGAATTCCCCGGAACCGGCAGGCATGATGCAGTTGCCTTTGTGATCGGCGGCAAAGCCTACGTAGGTACCGGATTCGATGGCAATACGCTCGTTGACAACGGTTATAAAAAAGATTTCTTTGTGTATGACCCCGTTGCCAACAGCTGGGATACGGTTGCCGACTTCAAGGGAGGTACCCGTCAGTATGCGTCGGCCTTTGTCGTTGGAGATAAAGGATACGTAGGTCTGGGCTACAACGGTTCGGGATACTACCAGGATTTTTACGAATACAATCCAACCAATGATACCTGGACTGAAATTGCAACTTTCACCGGCGGTAAAAGAAGAGGAGCCATTTCGTTCACGGTAGGCGGCAAAGGTTATGTAGGATTCGGATTGAACAACTCCGGTGCCAACACCAAAGATCTGTATCAGTTTGACCCTACCGGTAACGCCGGAAAAGGTTCATGGATTAAAATGGAACACGAGGATGACGATGAATTCCCTGCACGTGCGCACGGTCTTGCACTGGTCATCAACGAAAAGGCCTACATCGTTGGCGGGCAAAATGCTTCCGACGTATGGGAATATGTACCGGGCACCAATGTTTGGACAGAGGTGGCTCCATTCCTGCAGGCAAGAGGCTTTGCAGGTGGCTTCGCTATCGGAAACTATGGTTATATAGGAACTGGAAGCCCTTCCGGATCCAGTGGTTATGATGATTTCTGGGCGTTTGATCCGACCGCGGCTCAGGACGACGACGACAATTAA